Proteins from a genomic interval of Nautilia sp. PV-1:
- the lepA gene encoding translation elongation factor 4 has protein sequence MQDKIRNFSIIAHIDHGKSTLADRLIEFTGGVSEREREDQLLDSMDIEKERGITIKAQSVRLEYKGHILNLIDTPGHVDFSYEVSKSLKSSEGALLVVDATQGVEAQTLANVYMAVENDLEIIPVINKIDLPSAEPERVAEEIEQTIGIDASDAILVSAKTGIGIEELLDAIVERVPAPNGDPEAPAKALIYDSWFDNYLGAVCLVRMFDGSIKKGQEVLVMGTGKKHKVLDLYYPHPVKKLKTDEIKTGEIGVVVMGLKNVADIRVGDTITDAKNPAEEPADEFEEAKSFVFAGIYPIDTDKYDDLRDALEKLQLNDASITFEPETSQALGFGFRVGFLGMLHMEVVKERLEREFGIELIATAPSVTYKVKLTDGSELEISNPSELPAPNKIDKIYEPYVKATILTPNEFVGNLIQFLNEKRGVQVKMDYLSPERVLLEYEIPLNEIVTDFYDKLKTLTKGYASFDYEPIGYREGDLVKMDIRVAGEPVDALSVIVPKDKAERRGRELIKVMKELIPRQLFEVAIQASIGNKIIARETVKALRKDVTAKCYGGDISRKRKLLEKQKKGKKRMKAIGKVNIPQEAFLSVLKID, from the coding sequence ATGCAGGACAAAATCAGGAACTTTTCTATCATAGCCCATATCGACCACGGCAAAAGTACGCTTGCCGACAGACTTATAGAGTTTACGGGCGGTGTGAGCGAAAGAGAAAGAGAAGACCAGCTGCTTGACAGTATGGATATCGAAAAAGAAAGAGGTATTACCATTAAAGCCCAAAGCGTAAGGCTTGAATATAAAGGGCATATCCTAAACCTTATCGACACGCCGGGGCATGTTGACTTTTCTTATGAAGTGAGCAAATCTCTTAAATCCAGTGAAGGTGCTCTTTTGGTGGTGGACGCTACGCAGGGAGTCGAGGCGCAGACGCTGGCGAATGTCTATATGGCCGTTGAGAATGATCTCGAGATTATTCCTGTAATTAACAAAATCGACCTTCCAAGCGCAGAGCCTGAGAGAGTTGCGGAAGAAATCGAACAGACTATAGGAATAGACGCAAGCGACGCAATACTCGTCAGCGCTAAAACGGGAATAGGAATAGAAGAGCTTCTTGACGCTATCGTAGAAAGGGTGCCGGCTCCGAACGGTGACCCGGAAGCTCCTGCCAAAGCACTTATATACGACAGCTGGTTTGATAATTATTTAGGAGCTGTATGTTTAGTCAGAATGTTTGACGGATCTATTAAAAAAGGCCAGGAAGTTTTAGTAATGGGAACGGGTAAAAAACATAAAGTTTTGGATCTTTATTATCCGCATCCCGTTAAAAAACTGAAAACAGACGAGATTAAAACGGGTGAAATAGGCGTTGTCGTAATGGGGCTTAAAAACGTGGCCGATATCAGGGTAGGCGATACCATAACAGATGCCAAGAATCCGGCAGAGGAACCTGCGGACGAGTTTGAAGAGGCAAAAAGTTTCGTATTTGCAGGTATTTATCCAATCGATACCGATAAATACGACGATTTAAGAGACGCTCTTGAAAAACTTCAGTTAAACGACGCTTCCATTACGTTCGAACCTGAAACTTCACAGGCTTTGGGATTCGGTTTCAGGGTAGGATTTTTAGGTATGCTTCATATGGAGGTTGTAAAAGAGAGACTTGAAAGAGAGTTTGGAATAGAACTTATCGCAACGGCTCCGAGCGTTACTTATAAAGTTAAACTTACAGACGGCAGCGAACTGGAAATAAGCAACCCGAGCGAGCTTCCGGCTCCGAATAAAATAGATAAAATTTACGAACCTTACGTAAAAGCCACCATTTTAACACCGAATGAATTTGTAGGAAATTTAATTCAGTTTTTAAATGAAAAAAGAGGGGTTCAGGTAAAAATGGACTATCTTTCTCCTGAGAGGGTGCTGCTAGAATATGAAATACCTCTGAATGAAATAGTTACGGATTTTTACGATAAACTTAAAACGCTTACCAAAGGATACGCGAGTTTCGATTACGAACCTATAGGCTACAGGGAAGGAGACCTTGTAAAAATGGATATCAGGGTTGCTGGAGAGCCTGTAGACGCTTTAAGCGTAATCGTTCCTAAAGATAAAGCCGAAAGAAGAGGGCGCGAGCTTATCAAGGTTATGAAAGAGCTGATTCCAAGACAGCTTTTCGAAGTTGCAATCCAGGCAAGTATAGGCAATAAAATTATCGCCCGTGAAACGGTAAAAGCTCTAAGAAAAGACGTAACCGCCAAATGTTACGGGGGAGATATAAGCAGAAAAAGAAAACTTCTTGAAAAGCAGAAAAAAGGTAAAAAAAGAATGAAAGCGATCGGAAAGGTTAATATTCCTCAGGAGGCGTTTTTAAGCGTTCTGAAGATAGATTAA
- a CDS encoding iron-sulfur cluster assembly protein — MDFFKIIQTIENVQHPAIATSLVNLGILQDIDIDGNKVTATFAWPFANIPIKEQLINSVKQPLNQMGLDFEYSERIMDESEKEKFLELEKKYWKGGPAACGA; from the coding sequence ATGGACTTTTTTAAAATAATCCAGACAATTGAAAACGTTCAGCATCCCGCAATCGCTACAAGCCTGGTAAATCTGGGTATTTTACAGGATATCGACATCGACGGTAATAAAGTAACAGCGACGTTTGCATGGCCTTTTGCAAACATTCCTATAAAAGAGCAGCTTATAAATTCCGTTAAGCAACCTCTTAATCAGATGGGACTGGATTTTGAATACAGCGAAAGAATTATGGACGAAAGCGAAAAAGAAAAATTCCTTGAACTTGAAAAAAAATACTGGAAAGGCGGTCCTGCTGCCTGCGGCGCATAA
- the dnaE gene encoding DNA polymerase III subunit alpha: MTPFHIHSDYSLLHSTVKIKDLVKKAKEYGYKALAITELDNMFSAIDFYETCRASEIKPIIGSDVSIVRDGKISRLILIAKNKTGYDNLMYLSSISYLYNMRGDKPYLPYEEIVKNKEGLCFILPMLDSEIGFHLNIFNEQNVLNGAEGIEKAKKILEEYKKDLNEIYLEITRDSEEERLIENDLITLSKETDTPLLASSNIFFLNKMDYIYKDALECIENNKRFDDLHRRPVVKENYFRSVEEFENIFSDLPEAVENTDKLAESINLEIPLGNPTPPTFKFTKEYAAAEGLDIDNDVEYFEYKCKEGLEERLKHIPENLHEEYRKRLDYEIDIIKRMKFPGYMLIVWDFVREAKKRKIPVGPGRGSAAGALVAYSLQITNIDPLRYGLLFERFLNPERVSMPDIDMDFCQERRGEIIEYVREKYGKVNVAQVITFGSLLAKGVLRDVARIFEIDYSEADRFVKLIPDQLGITLQKAKELEPKIVEITEEDPLYNRLYSFGEHLEGLKRNTGMHAAGVVISDEELWKKSPLYKQDEHDDTIVTQYSLNYLEPVDLIKFDFLGLKTLTVIDRAVKNVKNNKNEDINIDLLTLDDPKVFELIQSGHTLGLFQIESDGMQDLAKRLKPTNFEDIIAMLALYRPGPMDSGMLDDYIDRKHGRKPISYFFDEFEEALKPILEPTYGVIVYQEQVMQIVQAIGGFSLGESDIIRRAMGKKKFDLMKKYAEEFAQRAQKRGFSYDNAKSLFELIEKFAGYGFNKSHSAAYAMITYQTAYLKTYYPTEFLSALLTFEAENTDKIAKYIEEAKVLGIEVLPPNVNKSNAEFTPIDDKILFGLSAIKGVGSKAIESIVANRPYESIEDFILKVDTSKVNKKVLEQLIKAGAMDDFDLSRKAMLSRVEEMLEFKKRIEEKKNAINHEFSLFADMEENEEIDEHLDIPNTVEFDIKTLLEYEYQTLGFYVSAHPLDPYKDKMQGINYNLSSEIEEIISQEALFVGKIDAMKVRISKKGNKFAIATLMDFHGKLDVMIFERDLEKLNEFNLDEPIAIKAQVDKVGEFLRITCRKLMSLEEAKEEKGAVKDEITVIQRQIGENYEEDLLKIYSELTKNPGNKRAVLLLTTPFGFSLRINTNIRTSL; encoded by the coding sequence TTGACACCTTTCCATATCCACAGCGATTATTCGCTTCTTCATTCCACCGTTAAAATAAAAGATCTCGTTAAAAAAGCCAAAGAATACGGCTATAAAGCGCTCGCCATAACGGAACTCGACAATATGTTCAGCGCCATTGATTTCTATGAAACATGCAGGGCCAGTGAAATAAAACCTATAATCGGAAGCGATGTCAGCATTGTAAGAGACGGAAAAATATCAAGACTGATTCTAATAGCAAAAAACAAAACCGGATACGACAACCTTATGTATTTAAGCTCCATCTCATATCTTTACAACATGCGCGGAGATAAACCCTATCTGCCGTATGAAGAGATTGTGAAAAACAAAGAAGGCCTTTGTTTTATCCTTCCGATGCTTGATTCCGAAATCGGATTTCATTTAAATATTTTTAACGAACAAAACGTATTAAACGGCGCCGAAGGAATAGAAAAGGCAAAAAAAATCCTTGAAGAATATAAAAAAGATTTAAATGAAATTTACCTTGAAATAACCAGGGACAGCGAAGAAGAAAGACTGATTGAAAACGATTTGATCACCCTTTCAAAAGAAACGGACACACCTCTTCTTGCGTCATCAAACATATTTTTCCTTAACAAAATGGATTATATTTACAAAGACGCCCTTGAGTGTATAGAAAACAACAAAAGATTCGACGATCTGCACAGACGCCCGGTGGTAAAAGAAAATTATTTCAGAAGCGTTGAAGAGTTTGAAAATATTTTTTCGGATCTTCCCGAAGCAGTTGAAAACACAGATAAACTTGCGGAGTCCATAAACCTTGAAATACCTCTTGGTAACCCGACACCCCCTACTTTTAAATTTACAAAAGAGTATGCGGCGGCAGAGGGGCTTGATATCGATAACGATGTGGAATATTTCGAATACAAATGTAAAGAAGGGCTTGAAGAAAGACTGAAACACATCCCAGAAAATCTGCATGAAGAATACAGAAAAAGACTCGATTACGAAATAGACATTATCAAAAGAATGAAATTCCCTGGATACATGCTCATAGTGTGGGATTTTGTAAGAGAAGCCAAAAAAAGAAAAATTCCCGTAGGTCCCGGAAGGGGAAGTGCGGCCGGTGCGCTTGTGGCGTATTCTTTACAGATTACTAATATCGACCCGTTAAGATACGGACTTCTTTTTGAGAGATTTTTGAATCCTGAGAGGGTGAGTATGCCCGATATCGATATGGACTTCTGTCAGGAAAGACGGGGGGAAATTATCGAATACGTCCGTGAAAAATACGGAAAGGTAAACGTTGCACAGGTTATTACGTTCGGTTCCCTGCTTGCTAAGGGTGTATTAAGGGATGTGGCGAGAATATTTGAAATAGACTATTCCGAAGCCGACAGGTTTGTAAAGCTTATACCTGACCAGCTGGGAATAACGCTTCAAAAAGCAAAAGAACTCGAGCCCAAAATAGTTGAAATCACGGAAGAAGACCCTCTGTACAACCGTCTGTATTCATTCGGAGAGCATTTAGAAGGCCTTAAAAGAAACACCGGAATGCATGCCGCTGGTGTGGTTATAAGCGACGAGGAGCTGTGGAAAAAATCGCCTCTTTACAAACAGGATGAACACGACGATACGATTGTTACGCAGTATTCGCTAAACTACCTCGAACCTGTTGATTTGATTAAATTCGACTTTTTGGGTCTTAAAACGCTGACGGTAATAGACAGGGCCGTAAAAAACGTTAAAAACAACAAAAACGAAGACATAAATATAGATTTGCTTACGTTAGACGATCCGAAAGTGTTTGAACTTATACAGTCAGGCCATACGCTGGGACTGTTCCAGATAGAATCAGACGGTATGCAGGATCTAGCCAAAAGGCTAAAACCTACGAACTTCGAAGACATAATCGCTATGCTGGCCCTCTACCGCCCTGGACCGATGGACAGCGGAATGCTTGACGACTACATAGACAGAAAGCACGGCAGAAAACCTATAAGCTACTTTTTTGACGAATTTGAAGAAGCCCTGAAACCGATATTAGAACCGACATACGGAGTTATCGTTTATCAGGAACAGGTTATGCAGATAGTTCAGGCGATAGGCGGATTCAGTCTCGGTGAATCAGATATTATCAGAAGGGCGATGGGTAAAAAGAAATTCGATTTAATGAAAAAATACGCCGAAGAATTCGCCCAGAGGGCCCAAAAAAGAGGCTTTTCTTATGATAACGCCAAATCGCTTTTCGAATTAATCGAAAAATTCGCAGGCTACGGATTTAATAAATCGCACTCCGCCGCATATGCAATGATTACATATCAGACCGCATACCTCAAAACATATTATCCGACTGAATTTTTATCCGCACTTCTTACTTTCGAAGCTGAAAACACTGATAAAATAGCCAAATACATTGAAGAAGCTAAAGTTCTGGGAATCGAAGTCCTGCCTCCGAACGTCAATAAATCAAATGCAGAATTTACACCTATTGACGACAAAATTCTCTTCGGACTCAGTGCCATTAAAGGAGTCGGAAGCAAAGCGATTGAGAGCATTGTAGCCAACAGACCTTATGAAAGCATCGAAGATTTTATTCTTAAAGTCGATACGAGCAAAGTTAATAAAAAAGTACTCGAACAGCTGATAAAAGCCGGGGCAATGGATGATTTCGATTTAAGCAGAAAAGCAATGCTCAGCCGTGTTGAAGAAATGCTTGAATTCAAAAAACGTATAGAAGAAAAGAAAAACGCAATCAACCACGAATTTTCACTTTTTGCAGATATGGAGGAAAATGAAGAAATCGACGAACATCTGGACATTCCAAATACCGTTGAATTTGACATTAAAACGCTTCTTGAATATGAATATCAGACACTCGGATTTTACGTATCAGCCCATCCGTTAGATCCGTATAAAGACAAAATGCAGGGTATAAACTACAACCTATCAAGCGAAATAGAAGAGATAATTTCCCAGGAAGCGCTGTTTGTAGGAAAAATAGACGCAATGAAAGTGAGAATTTCCAAAAAAGGAAACAAATTTGCAATTGCAACCCTTATGGATTTTCACGGCAAGCTTGATGTAATGATATTTGAGAGGGATCTGGAAAAACTAAACGAATTTAACCTCGACGAACCAATTGCCATAAAAGCACAGGTGGACAAAGTCGGAGAATTTTTAAGAATTACATGCCGTAAACTTATGAGTCTGGAAGAAGCCAAAGAGGAAAAAGGCGCCGTTAAAGATGAAATTACCGTAATTCAAAGACAAATAGGCGAAAACTATGAAGAAGATTTGCTGAAAATCTACTCCGAACTGACCAAAAATCCGGGAAATAAAAGAGCGGTTTTACTTTTAACCACGCCATTCGGATTCAGCTTAAGGATTAATACGAATATAAGGACATCTTTATAA
- a CDS encoding DUF3137 domain-containing protein, translating to MTLSGLIEEYYKNPYIQELDKKRKSIVLILKILLFVLTAVLFVLIYYLKPDFVGIIQLVAVEAGVFAVLYYLIIKNYRREFKEKVVYSLVSLFGDNFKYFPEDKINSVKYDLSGLFLIPYDKYEGEDYVKGSLKNVAFEFSDIHTEYKTTDSKGRTQWHTIFKGTFFLSEFNKSFKGIVLVYPDYSERFLGSVANTFQKFNSNGLEFVKMDSPEFEKEFKVYSNDQILARYVLSTSLMEKILKFKKAVNRPIYLSFRHNMMFVAISGNNNFEPPVFKSLSDYGYVENMLKSFYYIAKLVEMLSLERKIWKNL from the coding sequence ATGACACTATCAGGTTTAATAGAAGAATATTATAAAAATCCGTATATTCAAGAACTTGATAAAAAAAGAAAAAGTATTGTTTTAATTTTAAAAATTCTTTTGTTTGTATTAACGGCGGTTTTGTTTGTGTTGATTTATTATCTTAAACCGGATTTTGTCGGTATTATTCAGCTGGTAGCGGTTGAAGCCGGTGTTTTTGCCGTTTTGTATTATCTGATAATTAAAAATTACAGGCGGGAATTTAAAGAAAAAGTTGTTTATTCCCTGGTGTCTTTGTTCGGTGATAATTTCAAATATTTTCCGGAAGATAAAATAAACAGCGTAAAATATGATTTAAGCGGACTTTTTTTAATTCCTTACGATAAATATGAAGGCGAAGACTATGTAAAAGGCAGCTTAAAAAACGTGGCATTTGAGTTTTCCGATATACACACTGAATATAAAACGACAGATTCCAAAGGAAGAACACAGTGGCATACGATTTTTAAAGGAACGTTTTTTTTGAGTGAATTTAACAAGTCTTTTAAAGGTATAGTACTTGTTTATCCTGATTACAGCGAAAGATTTTTGGGATCTGTCGCAAATACTTTTCAAAAGTTTAATTCCAACGGTCTTGAATTTGTCAAAATGGACAGCCCGGAATTTGAAAAAGAATTTAAAGTATATTCAAACGATCAGATTTTAGCTAGGTATGTGCTGAGCACTTCGCTTATGGAAAAAATTCTTAAATTTAAAAAAGCCGTAAATAGGCCAATTTATCTTTCATTTAGACATAATATGATGTTTGTGGCAATAAGCGGAAATAATAATTTTGAACCTCCCGTTTTTAAATCGCTGAGTGATTACGGATATGTGGAGAATATGCTTAAAAGCTTTTATTATATTGCGAAGCTTGTTGAAATGCTTTCACTGGAAAGAAAAATTTGGAAAAATTTATAA
- a CDS encoding LemA family protein — protein sequence MNIGYIVVGVIIVAAVLLYNSLISKKNQVENIYGSIDALLKKRRDLIPNLVESVKAYMKHEKEVLEKITELRSKAINATDENERMNYENKISSMLGKILINVENYPELKANENVMHLQMTLAEIEEQISAARRAYNQAVTDYNNAIEMIPTNFIAKIMGYKRKSVFEISDEERKNINVGDLFNK from the coding sequence ATGAATATCGGATATATCGTTGTAGGGGTTATAATAGTCGCAGCTGTTTTACTGTATAACTCTTTAATTTCAAAGAAAAACCAGGTCGAAAATATATACGGAAGTATTGACGCTTTGCTAAAAAAAAGAAGGGATCTGATTCCTAATCTGGTAGAAAGCGTAAAAGCGTATATGAAACACGAAAAAGAGGTATTGGAAAAAATAACAGAACTCAGAAGCAAAGCAATAAACGCTACGGATGAAAACGAACGTATGAATTATGAAAACAAGATTTCTTCAATGCTCGGTAAAATTTTGATAAACGTTGAAAATTATCCCGAACTTAAAGCCAATGAAAACGTAATGCATCTGCAGATGACATTAGCCGAAATAGAAGAACAGATAAGCGCAGCAAGAAGGGCTTACAACCAGGCTGTTACTGATTACAACAACGCAATAGAAATGATTCCGACTAATTTTATAGCTAAAATAATGGGATACAAAAGAAAGAGCGTGTTTGAAATAAGTGATGAAGAAAGAAAAAACATCAACGTAGGCGATCTTTTTAATAAATGA
- a CDS encoding GGDEF domain-containing phosphodiesterase codes for MLQSLLDSGIINNLNNSFNSEEQIINFLDQIINSTIEGLIVFDENKKCIRANKSASYIFGYTPEEMIGKFAFEFVADDSKELVKNRIKIKDQSPYEAYMVKKDGTKFPAMLRGRDILINGKKIRISAIIDLSELKAKEEEIYTIAYYDKLTGLPNRQKMISDMNKMDRLHSCVIFNIDKFGQINDLFGSAIGDKLLIKFAEELKNENTHPYRIGGDEFAILFDSSITYKDLKLFIEKIIDKIEKMEFLADNEPFHIHIRAGAAINKHKLLTHADIAVREAKRKKIPYQIYDESLKIEEKYKKNLEMTVAIHKALQNNGILCYYQPIFNKDGEIVKYEVLVRMRDEKGNIILPGEFLPIAKTTKLYTQITRQVVRCACNSFASIDKSFNINISIDDINNPELVEYIINTIKKTGTGEKIGFEILETEGIENYDIVKKFIDKVKALGATVAIDDFGSGYSNFKHIFSLNIDCIKLDGSLIKEVYKQKKNLIVVETIINFASKIGAKTVAEFVCCKEVFDAIKNLGIDYFQGFYFGKPSPEIVKG; via the coding sequence ATGCTTCAATCATTGTTAGATTCCGGAATTATTAATAATCTAAATAATTCATTTAACAGCGAAGAGCAGATTATTAATTTTCTCGATCAAATTATAAATTCAACAATAGAAGGTCTTATAGTCTTTGACGAGAATAAAAAATGCATAAGAGCCAATAAGTCAGCCAGTTATATTTTCGGATACACGCCGGAGGAGATGATAGGCAAATTTGCTTTTGAGTTTGTCGCCGACGACTCAAAAGAACTTGTGAAAAACAGAATTAAAATAAAAGACCAGTCTCCTTATGAAGCCTATATGGTAAAAAAAGACGGCACTAAATTTCCCGCCATGCTCAGAGGCAGGGACATATTGATTAACGGCAAAAAAATCAGAATTTCTGCAATAATAGATTTAAGCGAACTTAAAGCCAAAGAAGAGGAAATATACACTATAGCTTACTACGATAAACTCACAGGTCTTCCTAACAGACAGAAAATGATTTCAGATATGAATAAAATGGACCGTCTTCATTCATGTGTGATTTTTAATATTGATAAATTCGGACAGATAAACGATCTTTTCGGTTCGGCAATCGGTGATAAGCTTTTAATTAAGTTTGCTGAAGAGCTGAAAAATGAAAACACACATCCTTACAGAATCGGAGGTGATGAATTCGCAATACTATTTGACAGCAGTATTACTTATAAAGATTTAAAATTATTTATAGAAAAAATAATAGATAAAATAGAAAAAATGGAATTTCTTGCAGACAACGAACCGTTTCATATACATATCAGAGCAGGTGCGGCAATCAATAAACACAAGCTTCTTACTCACGCAGATATAGCGGTAAGGGAAGCCAAAAGAAAAAAAATCCCTTATCAGATTTATGATGAGTCCCTGAAAATAGAAGAAAAATATAAAAAAAATCTCGAAATGACCGTTGCGATTCATAAAGCTTTGCAAAATAACGGAATACTCTGTTATTATCAGCCTATATTTAATAAAGACGGAGAAATTGTAAAATATGAAGTACTCGTCAGAATGAGAGACGAGAAAGGAAATATTATTTTGCCGGGAGAGTTTTTGCCGATTGCAAAAACCACGAAACTGTATACGCAGATTACAAGACAGGTTGTCAGGTGTGCCTGCAACAGTTTTGCGAGTATAGATAAAAGTTTTAATATAAATATATCGATTGATGATATCAATAATCCCGAATTGGTGGAATATATTATAAATACGATAAAAAAAACGGGAACGGGAGAAAAAATCGGTTTTGAAATTTTGGAAACCGAAGGTATAGAAAATTATGACATAGTAAAAAAATTTATCGATAAAGTAAAAGCGTTAGGAGCAACAGTAGCAATTGATGATTTCGGCAGCGGTTATTCAAATTTTAAACATATTTTTTCACTGAACATTGACTGTATAAAATTAGACGGTTCTTTGATTAAAGAAGTATATAAACAAAAAAAGAATTTAATAGTTGTTGAAACGATAATAAATTTTGCTAGTAAAATAGGTGCAAAAACGGTTGCGGAATTCGTATGCTGCAAAGAAGTGTTTGATGCCATAAAAAATCTGGGCATTGATTATTTCCAGGGATTTTATTTTGGCAAACCTTCTCCGGAAATTGTAAAAGGATGA
- a CDS encoding DNA polymerase III subunit alpha, whose amino-acid sequence MDIKNNYYEFRNALTKGDTQKAQEYFQKAFNEAFDLYQIKLTNNEKFNLLDEDELFAVVVLVDNAIGFWKEGMIEEGTAFCESMIDLIDSPKLKEMFKGYSLGMQSGIDVDTFFRNYVDLSKVDEEFPQFLCNFNDNIKELIK is encoded by the coding sequence ATGGATATCAAAAACAATTATTATGAATTTAGAAACGCTTTAACCAAAGGTGATACACAAAAAGCACAGGAGTATTTTCAAAAAGCTTTTAACGAAGCGTTTGATTTATATCAGATTAAACTGACCAACAATGAAAAGTTTAATTTACTTGATGAAGACGAACTGTTTGCGGTGGTGGTGCTTGTTGATAACGCAATTGGATTTTGGAAAGAGGGAATGATAGAAGAAGGCACGGCTTTTTGTGAGAGTATGATCGATTTGATTGATTCTCCGAAATTAAAAGAAATGTTTAAAGGGTATTCTCTTGGAATGCAGTCGGGAATTGACGTTGATACTTTCTTCAGAAATTATGTGGATTTGAGCAAAGTAGATGAAGAGTTTCCTCAGTTTTTATGTAATTTCAATGATAATATCAAGGAATTAATCAAATAA
- a CDS encoding RNA-binding protein, whose translation MKTIYVGNINYQATEDDLRPVFAEYGEVISVKIINDRETGRSKGFGFVEMESGADTAIEELDGKDFQGRRLRVNEARPRAPRGE comes from the coding sequence ATGAAAACAATTTACGTAGGAAACATTAACTATCAAGCAACTGAAGACGATTTAAGACCGGTATTCGCAGAATATGGAGAAGTAATCTCAGTAAAAATTATAAATGATAGAGAAACAGGAAGAAGCAAAGGATTTGGATTCGTTGAAATGGAAAGCGGAGCTGATACAGCTATTGAAGAGCTAGACGGTAAAGACTTCCAAGGAAGAAGACTTAGAGTTAACGAAGCAAGACCAAGAGCTCCTAGAGGAGAATAA